One genomic segment of Dissulfurirhabdus thermomarina includes these proteins:
- a CDS encoding SLBB domain-containing protein: MRPRRWLMAAVLAAAVLAAGAFVPAGPARAAGGATPGAAGLELLRGLTPDQRAALLEELKRREGAGGAEAPLAEPELVTPRRVPPAPAPGPVLPPWLREEGDNATGAANATAGRGPGGLRYFGYDLFAGVPSTFAPATDIPVPADYVVGPGDTVQVQLFGKENADYTLVVTREGLLHLPGIGPVPVAGLRFEELRRLVRDRIARQMIGVKAGVTMGPLRSIRVFLLGEAFRPGSYTVSALSTMTNALFVGGGVALTGSLRDIQLKRQGKVVGRIDLYDLLLRGDTSSDARLQPGDVIFVPPVGARVWVAGEVKRPAVYELRGERTVGEAVALAGGLLPTADPSAVRVERISDRRERTLIDVDLAAEAGRAVPVQDGDRVRVPSVLAEMEDVVWLAGHVQRPGGYQWQEGMRVTDLVPSAYALKPRADLGYVLVRRERQPERFVEVFSVDLRRAFAERGGPADVPLRPRDTLYVFASAGDRAPVVDRLLGELAAQARHGAPLPEVAVGGRVRAPGRYPLEPGMRVSDLIRAGGDLQEAAYALEAELTRYEVVKGAYRQTAHVPVDLAAVLRGDPAADLALRPHDYLNVKEIPRWRKQERVEVGGEVRFPGSYAIRRGETLSSVIRRAGGLTDLAYPRGAVFLRASLRAKEQEQMDRMARRLRADLSSISLRQVQEDPKKAQALDLARSLAEELESTNATGRMVIDLPGILAGRADKDVVLENGDRLLVPRRPQEVSVIGEVFYPTSHLYDPALSRNDYIQKSGGFTQKADPGRVYVVRADGSVLGSSTTLWFIHTYDRRIEPGDTIVVPLDAERIRPLALFGDVTEIIYRLALAAAAANAVGAF, translated from the coding sequence ATGCGACCGAGGCGGTGGCTCATGGCGGCGGTGCTGGCGGCGGCGGTGCTGGCCGCGGGCGCCTTCGTGCCGGCGGGACCGGCCCGGGCGGCCGGGGGCGCGACGCCGGGTGCCGCCGGCCTCGAACTCCTCCGGGGCCTCACCCCGGACCAGCGGGCGGCCCTCCTCGAGGAGCTCAAGCGGCGGGAGGGGGCCGGCGGTGCCGAGGCCCCGCTGGCCGAGCCGGAGCTGGTGACCCCGCGCCGGGTCCCCCCGGCCCCCGCGCCCGGCCCCGTGCTGCCCCCCTGGCTGCGCGAGGAAGGGGACAACGCCACCGGCGCCGCGAACGCCACCGCCGGGCGGGGCCCGGGGGGGCTCCGCTACTTCGGCTACGACCTCTTCGCCGGGGTCCCCAGCACCTTCGCCCCGGCCACGGACATCCCCGTGCCCGCCGACTACGTGGTGGGGCCGGGCGACACGGTCCAGGTCCAGCTCTTCGGCAAGGAGAACGCGGACTACACCCTGGTGGTGACCCGGGAGGGGCTGCTGCACCTGCCGGGCATCGGGCCGGTCCCGGTGGCGGGGCTCCGGTTCGAGGAGCTGCGCCGCCTCGTCCGGGACCGGATCGCCCGCCAGATGATCGGCGTCAAGGCGGGGGTCACCATGGGGCCGCTCCGGTCCATCCGGGTCTTCCTCCTGGGCGAGGCCTTCCGGCCGGGCTCCTACACGGTGAGCGCCCTCTCCACCATGACCAACGCCCTCTTCGTCGGTGGCGGGGTGGCGCTCACCGGCTCGCTGCGCGACATCCAGCTCAAGCGGCAGGGCAAGGTGGTGGGCCGGATCGACCTCTACGACCTGCTGCTGCGGGGCGACACCAGCTCGGATGCGCGGCTTCAGCCCGGCGACGTCATCTTCGTCCCCCCCGTGGGGGCCCGGGTGTGGGTGGCGGGGGAGGTGAAGCGGCCCGCCGTCTACGAGCTCCGGGGCGAGCGGACCGTGGGCGAGGCCGTGGCCCTGGCGGGCGGGCTCCTTCCCACGGCGGACCCGTCGGCCGTCCGGGTGGAGCGGATCAGCGATCGGCGCGAGCGGACCCTGATCGACGTGGACCTCGCCGCCGAGGCGGGGCGGGCGGTGCCGGTCCAGGACGGCGACCGGGTGCGGGTCCCGTCCGTGCTGGCGGAGATGGAGGACGTGGTGTGGCTCGCCGGCCACGTCCAGCGGCCCGGGGGGTACCAGTGGCAGGAGGGGATGCGGGTCACGGACCTCGTCCCCTCGGCTTACGCCCTGAAGCCCCGGGCGGACCTCGGCTACGTGCTCGTCCGGCGGGAGCGGCAGCCGGAGCGGTTCGTCGAGGTCTTCTCCGTGGATCTTCGCCGGGCCTTCGCCGAGAGGGGCGGCCCGGCGGACGTCCCCCTCCGGCCGCGGGACACGCTCTACGTCTTTGCCTCGGCGGGGGACCGGGCCCCGGTGGTGGACCGGCTGCTAGGAGAGCTCGCCGCCCAGGCCCGGCACGGGGCGCCGCTTCCGGAGGTGGCGGTGGGGGGCCGGGTGCGGGCGCCCGGGCGCTACCCCCTGGAGCCCGGGATGCGGGTGAGCGACCTCATCCGGGCGGGGGGCGATCTCCAGGAGGCCGCCTATGCCCTGGAGGCGGAGCTGACCCGGTACGAGGTGGTCAAGGGCGCCTACCGGCAGACGGCGCACGTCCCGGTGGATCTCGCCGCCGTGCTCCGGGGTGACCCGGCGGCGGACCTGGCGCTCCGGCCCCACGACTACCTGAACGTCAAGGAGATCCCCCGCTGGCGGAAGCAGGAGCGGGTGGAGGTGGGGGGCGAGGTGCGCTTTCCCGGCAGCTACGCCATCCGCCGGGGCGAGACCCTCTCGTCGGTGATCCGCCGGGCCGGCGGGCTCACCGACCTCGCCTACCCGCGGGGGGCGGTCTTCCTCCGGGCCTCTCTCCGGGCCAAGGAGCAGGAGCAGATGGACCGGATGGCCCGGCGGCTCCGGGCGGACCTGTCTTCCATCTCGCTTCGCCAGGTCCAGGAAGACCCCAAGAAGGCCCAGGCCCTGGATCTCGCCCGCTCCCTGGCCGAGGAGCTCGAGAGCACCAACGCCACGGGGCGCATGGTGATCGACCTGCCGGGGATCCTCGCCGGCCGGGCGGACAAGGACGTGGTCCTCGAGAACGGGGACCGGCTCCTCGTGCCGCGGCGGCCGCAGGAGGTGAGCGTCATCGGGGAGGTCTTCTACCCCACCTCGCACCTCTACGACCCGGCGCTCTCCCGGAACGACTACATCCAGAAGAGCGGCGGCTTCACCCAGAAGGCCGACCCGGGTCGGGTGTACGTGGTGCGGGCCGACGGCTCGGTCCTCGGCAGCAGCACCACGCTCTGGTTCATCCACACCTACGACCGGCGCATCGAGCCCGGCGACACCATCGTGGTGCCCCTCGACGCGGAACGGATCCGGCCGCTCGCCCTCTTCGGCGACGTGACGGAGATCATCTACCGCCTGGCGCTGGCCGCCGCCGCGGCCAACGCCGTGGGCGCCTTCTAG
- a CDS encoding methyltransferase family protein encodes MNETADASASRVPLSVRLGNFFFRYRNGLFPVLFVVLAVTVPPARLGGDPRLDLAGVTAGVLLALAGEVVRCATIGLVYIKRGGKKRRIYAADLVTEGIYAHTRNPMYLGNLLIAAGACLAYGSPWVILGAFPFFLLVYLSITRAEEHYLRGRFGPGYEAYCRDVNRFWPRLRGLGRTLAQHRFDWKRVVNKEYGTLFQLSSGLYVLLLYKYYRLYAPSPVPERPGLLAVPFLAFLAFFGVARWMKKTGRV; translated from the coding sequence ATGAACGAGACCGCCGACGCTTCCGCCTCCCGCGTCCCCCTTTCCGTCCGGCTGGGGAACTTCTTCTTCCGCTACCGCAACGGGTTGTTCCCGGTGCTGTTCGTGGTCCTGGCGGTGACGGTGCCGCCGGCGCGGCTCGGCGGCGATCCCCGCCTGGACCTGGCCGGGGTGACGGCCGGCGTCCTGCTGGCCCTGGCGGGCGAGGTGGTCCGGTGCGCCACCATCGGCCTGGTCTACATCAAGCGGGGCGGGAAGAAGCGGCGCATCTACGCCGCCGACCTGGTGACCGAGGGGATCTACGCCCACACCCGGAACCCCATGTACCTCGGAAACCTCCTCATCGCCGCGGGCGCGTGCCTGGCCTACGGCTCGCCCTGGGTGATCCTGGGGGCGTTTCCCTTCTTCCTCCTGGTCTACCTCAGCATCACCCGGGCGGAGGAGCACTACCTCCGGGGCCGGTTCGGCCCGGGCTACGAGGCCTATTGCCGGGACGTGAACCGTTTCTGGCCCCGCCTCCGGGGCCTGGGGCGGACCCTGGCGCAGCACCGGTTCGATTGGAAGCGGGTGGTGAACAAGGAGTACGGGACCCTGTTCCAGCTCTCTTCGGGGCTCTACGTCCTTCTCCTCTACAAGTACTACCGGCTCTACGCGCCGTCGCCGGTCCCGGAGCGGCCCGGGCTGCTGGCCGTCCCCTTCCTGGCCTTCCTCGCGTTCTTCGGCGTGGCGCGCTGGATGAAGAAGACCGGCCGGGTGTGA